CAATTTTTTAATTCGAAGGCGATTAAATTAATCCACGCTTTTTAAGCAATGGCTTAATGTCTGCATCATGACCACGGAAGTCGCGGAACATTTTTCCAAGGTCTTCAGTATTGCCGCGCGAGAGAATCATATCACGGAAACGTTGACCATTTTCGCGAGTCAGTCCACCATTTTCTTGAAACCAGGCAAAGGCGTCGTTGTCCAGCACTTCGGCCCAGCAGTAAGCGTAGTAGCCGGCAGCATAGCCGCCACCCCAAATGTGATTAAAATAGCTCGAACGATAGCGGGGAGGAACTTGCTCTAAGTACATGCCGGTTTTCTTCAAGGCAGCCAGTTCAAAAGCATCAGCATCTTCCACTTTGTCGCCTGCTTCAAGAGTGTGCCATTGCAAATCGAGCACGGCAGCAGCTAAAAACTCGGTAAACGCATAACCTTGGTTGAAAGTAGCCGACTTCTTGATTTTTTCAACTAATTCTTGTGGCATTGGTTCGCCGGTTTTGTAATGCTTAGCGTAATTGGCAAATACGGTCGGGTACAATGCCCAATGTTCGTTAAACTGCGATGGCATCTCGACAAAGTCGCGCGACACGTTGGTGCCCGACAAGCTTGGATATTGCTGGTTGGCAAATAAACCGTGCAAGGCATGTCCAAATTCGTGGAATAGGGTTGTTACGTCGTCGTAGCTGATTAAGGCAGGTTCGCCTGGTGCCGGTTTTGCAAAGTTACAGACATTATAAATAACCGGTTTGTTGCCCAGCAACTTTGATTGTTCAATCAAGTTGCCCATCCAGGCTCCACCCGATTTGTTGTCGCGTTTATAGTAGTCGGTGTAAAACAAAGCGATTGATGAGCCATCTTCGTTGAAGACTTCAAATACACGCACATCATCCTGATAAACCGGAATGTCGTTGCGTTCTTTAAAAGAAATACCGTACAATTTTTTTGCTGCGTAAAACGCACCGTTTTTTACCACATTATTCAGCTCAAAATAAGGTTTAATCTGACTTTGATCCAGGTCGTATTTTTCTTTTCGGACTTGTTCCGAATAGAAGTTCCAATCCCAGGCTTTTAGTTCAAACCCGCCTTTTTGTTTGTCGATTAGTTTTTGAATATCTGCAGCTTCCTTTTTGGCTTTAGCAGTTGCATCGCTTGTTAGTTTGCCTAGTAGTTCTTCAGCAGCTTCAGGAGTTTTTGCCATTTGGTTTTGCAATTTCCATTCAGCGTAATTTTTGAATCCCATCAGCTGCGCTTTTTCTATGCGGAGTTCGGCTAGTCGCTCAATCAGTTCGCGGGTGTCGTTCTCGTCACCTTTTTCAGCGCGTTTCCAGGATGCTTCGAACAATTTTTGGCGAGTGTCACGGTTTTTTAGCGATTGTAATGCTGGCTGTTGTGTAGTATTCAGGATCGGAATCATGTATTTTCCGATTAGGCCAGCTGCTTCAGCTTTTTGGGCAGCTGCCGTAATTTCGCCTTCCGAAAGTCCGTCTAGCTGGGCTTTGTCGTCAACCACCAGTGCACTCGCTTTGGCTGCCGCAACCATGATGTTGCTGAATTTGGTGCTCAAGCTTGCTTCCTCAGCGTTTAACACTTTCATCTTTTCTTTGGCTTCGTCTGAAAGATTGGCTCCGGCTATTTCAAATCGTTGATAATAATATTCAATCAATTTAACTGACTCTGCATCCAAGTCAAGATTTTCACGTTGCTCGTAGATGGTTTTTACACGTTGAAATAACTTATCGTTCATGAAAATCGCATCGGAGTGAGCAGCCAATTTTGGAGCCTCTTCTTGCTCAATGAGTTGAATGTCAGGATCCGTGTTCGCGCCTGCCAGTAGTCCAAATACGCCGTAAGCGCGACTCAATGTTTGTCCGCTTTTTTCCATGGCAACCAGTGTATTTTCAAAAGTTGGTTGTTCTGGATTATTAGCAATTTGTTCGATTTCTTCTATCTGTTCCTTCATTCCGGCCTCAATGGCTGGTTGAAAATGTTCGGTCTTAATTGCTGCAAAATCAGGTGCTCCATATGGCAAGCTGCTTTTTGATAATAATGGATTGTTTCCCATTGATTCGTTGTTTTGTTTTTGTTGTCCGGTTCCGCACGCCGTTGCTATTAAAACAAGCAGCACTGCCGGAAAATAAATTCGCTTTTTCATTGTAATGTATTAAAGTTGTAAAGTTTCAGTAAATCGATATAAATAGGTTGATTTCAATGCTCTCAGAAGTAACCCCCATTACTTTCCGGAGAGGTGAATATTGAGCCAGATAGTAGGTTTATAGTCAGGTAAAAACAAAGATAGTGTTTATTCTAAAATTACAACAATGAGTATAGTCAGCTAAACTGCAAAATAAAGCAAGTTTCTTTTTGAGGTATGGAGTTTACTTTTAAGCTTCCGCCATGCATGCGCATGATTTGGCGTGAAAGGCTGAGGCCAATGCCTGAACCACTTTCACGTGTGGTAAAAAACGGAACGAAAATTTCGTCGATTAACTCCGGCGAGATCCCCGGGCCATTATCACGAACTAGAATTTCAACTTCACCGTTTTGATTTTCTCTGCCCGACAGTTCGATGACACCCTTTTCTTGTCCTTCAAGAGCCTCCACTGCGTTTTTCACCAGGTTGATTAGTACTTGTGAAATCAATTTTTCATCGGCCAGCAACAACAGCTTATTTTTCTGGGTATTAACGTTAATGCGGATCTTGTTGTCTGTCAAATTTGAGCGACGAAGCAAAGCCGTTTTTTCAAGTAAGTTACCAACCGGAATGAGCTTCTTCTCCGGTTTCGGCAAACGTGTTAGTTTTCGGTATGATTCAACGAATGTGATCAAGCCGTTGCCTTGCTCTTTGATAACCTCCAGGCCGCGGATTGTTGTGTTAATCATTTTCTCATTAATTTGGTCAGGCGAAATTGGCTGACCTTCTTTGGTGAAAAAATTGCTCAAGCTTTCAGACAGAGACGTTACTGGAGCAATCGAATTCATAATTTCATGGGTTAGCACCCGAATCAGTCGCATCCAGGAATCCAACTCTTTTTCATCCAGTTCCTTATTGATGTCTTGCACTGAAAGCAATGTCGTTGGTTTGTTTTTATTTAGAAAGGTAGTCGCTTTTATTGATACGTTGACCTTACCCTGCTTGTTGTTGAACGAAATCAGTCGTTGGCCGTTTTCCTGAATCTGCGGTAATATTTGTGCGAGTTTATTATCAACTTTTTCCAACTGTTTGAGATGGGTAAACTGACCTAGTCCCAGCAATTTTTTCAAAGCACTATTGGCGTGAACCACAAAGCCGTTTTCGTCATACGATAAAATGCCGATTCCTACATGTTCAATCAAGGCCCGGAAATATTGTTCCTGCTGGTAATTCTTCATTTGAATCTGTTGGATTTTTTTATTTACATCGGCCAGATGCGTATTCAGTTCCTGAATAATTTTGTCGTTTTTGTAAGCAGGAAATGCTAAGCTGAAGTCTTCATTTTTAACGGCCTCAAAAAAATAATTGATTCGCTCGTTTATCCGATTCTGGTAGTGAAGTACGTTGAAGAGAAGTATGACCAAAGCTAGCGACAACACAATTCCGACTATTGACTGATTGGCATCAAAAAATGCCCAGCCAATTCCTATGGCTACGGCAATTATTAGCAGTAGCCGACTCAGAACATTAATTAGAAATGACTGTTTCATCCGATGTGGAATTTTTTCATTTTATTATAGAGTGTTTGTCGGGTAATCCCGAGTTGGTCAGCTGCTGCGGTCACATTGCCGGGATTTTTCTCCAGTGCAAGTATGATCATGCGTTTTTCCATTTCTTCGAGCCTAAGCGTGTCGGTTTCGTTTTTTATTCCTGTTACCGGACGAAGGAAAAAGTCGTCAGATTTCAAGATGTTATTTTCGCTTAAAATTACAGCTTTTTCAATGCTATGCTCCAATTCCCGAATGTTTCCGGGCCAATGGTATTTCAATAATTTGTCCTGCGCTTGATTGTTCAGTTTTAATGATGTCTTGTCGTATTTATAAGCGTATTTTTTCAGAAAGAAATCAGCTAAAACCAAAATGTCATTTCCGCGATCTCGCAATGGAGGAACTTCAATCTGGATGGTGTTAATGCGGTAAAGTAGGTCTTCGCGAAAGAGCCCTTTTTCAACCAGTTCAGGGAGGTTTTTATTGGTAGCACAAATTAGCCTGATATCAACCGGTATCGTTTGGTTGGATCCAATACGAGTGATTACCCTATTTTGAATTGCTGCTAATAGTTTGGCCTGCAAATGAAATGAGAGGTTTCCAATTTCATCCAGAAAAAGTGATCCTTTGTTGGCGACCTCAAACTTCCCTGAACGGTTATCGCGAGCATCGGTAAAGGCTCCTTTTACGTGGCCAAACAGTTCGCTTTCAAACAGCGATTCGCTTACAGCCCCCATGTCAACATCAACCAGCATTTCATTTTTCCGGTTCGATAGGCGATGAATTTCCCGGGCAATGAGCTCTTTTCCGGTTCCATTTTCACCGGTAATCAGCACGTTGGTGTCAGTTTTGGCTACTTTTCGCACAATCTTTAAAACATGCATCAGTTCAGGGGACGAACCAATAATGAACTTTTCTTCGCGGTTAATTACCTTTTTCAGTTCTTTTTCCTTTAAGCGAAGGTGTTTCACTTCTTCGCGCGACATGCTCAACTGGATGGCCGAACGGATGGTTGCTAATAGTTTTGTGTTGTCCCAAGGTTTTAAAATAAAGTCGGTGGCGCCGGACTTCAAAGCCTTTACCGCAAGTTCTACGTCGCCATAAGCGGTAATTAGTACCACCGAAATTTCAGGGTGTTTCTCCTTGATCTGATTGAGCCAGAAGATGCCTTCGTTTCCAGTATTTACTCCGGCTTTGAAATTCATATCGAGCAAAACCAAGTGGTACTGATTTTTTCGTAATTCTGTCGTAATCAGATTGGGATTTGATAAACAATTGACCATCTCAAACTCACTGGAAAGTAAAATTTCGAGTGCGCTCAATACACTTTTGTTATCGTCAACTATGAGGATATTTCCCGTGGTCATTTTTATTTCAAAATTAGATGACCCGTAAATAAATAGCAATAGTCTGTCAAATAATTTTACAGATCCATGTCAATAAAATTTACAGTCGAAAAGACTTTTTTGTATTAATGTGTTGCTTATTAAGCGTTTAAT
This genomic stretch from uncultured Sunxiuqinia sp. harbors:
- the dcp gene encoding peptidyl-dipeptidase Dcp, which produces MKKRIYFPAVLLVLIATACGTGQQKQNNESMGNNPLLSKSSLPYGAPDFAAIKTEHFQPAIEAGMKEQIEEIEQIANNPEQPTFENTLVAMEKSGQTLSRAYGVFGLLAGANTDPDIQLIEQEEAPKLAAHSDAIFMNDKLFQRVKTIYEQRENLDLDAESVKLIEYYYQRFEIAGANLSDEAKEKMKVLNAEEASLSTKFSNIMVAAAKASALVVDDKAQLDGLSEGEITAAAQKAEAAGLIGKYMIPILNTTQQPALQSLKNRDTRQKLFEASWKRAEKGDENDTRELIERLAELRIEKAQLMGFKNYAEWKLQNQMAKTPEAAEELLGKLTSDATAKAKKEAADIQKLIDKQKGGFELKAWDWNFYSEQVRKEKYDLDQSQIKPYFELNNVVKNGAFYAAKKLYGISFKERNDIPVYQDDVRVFEVFNEDGSSIALFYTDYYKRDNKSGGAWMGNLIEQSKLLGNKPVIYNVCNFAKPAPGEPALISYDDVTTLFHEFGHALHGLFANQQYPSLSGTNVSRDFVEMPSQFNEHWALYPTVFANYAKHYKTGEPMPQELVEKIKKSATFNQGYAFTEFLAAAVLDLQWHTLEAGDKVEDADAFELAALKKTGMYLEQVPPRYRSSYFNHIWGGGYAAGYYAYCWAEVLDNDAFAWFQENGGLTRENGQRFRDMILSRGNTEDLGKMFRDFRGHDADIKPLLKKRGLI
- a CDS encoding ATP-binding protein; its protein translation is MKQSFLINVLSRLLLIIAVAIGIGWAFFDANQSIVGIVLSLALVILLFNVLHYQNRINERINYFFEAVKNEDFSLAFPAYKNDKIIQELNTHLADVNKKIQQIQMKNYQQEQYFRALIEHVGIGILSYDENGFVVHANSALKKLLGLGQFTHLKQLEKVDNKLAQILPQIQENGQRLISFNNKQGKVNVSIKATTFLNKNKPTTLLSVQDINKELDEKELDSWMRLIRVLTHEIMNSIAPVTSLSESLSNFFTKEGQPISPDQINEKMINTTIRGLEVIKEQGNGLITFVESYRKLTRLPKPEKKLIPVGNLLEKTALLRRSNLTDNKIRINVNTQKNKLLLLADEKLISQVLINLVKNAVEALEGQEKGVIELSGRENQNGEVEILVRDNGPGISPELIDEIFVPFFTTRESGSGIGLSLSRQIMRMHGGSLKVNSIPQKETCFILQFS
- a CDS encoding sigma-54 dependent transcriptional regulator, yielding MTTGNILIVDDNKSVLSALEILLSSEFEMVNCLSNPNLITTELRKNQYHLVLLDMNFKAGVNTGNEGIFWLNQIKEKHPEISVVLITAYGDVELAVKALKSGATDFILKPWDNTKLLATIRSAIQLSMSREEVKHLRLKEKELKKVINREEKFIIGSSPELMHVLKIVRKVAKTDTNVLITGENGTGKELIAREIHRLSNRKNEMLVDVDMGAVSESLFESELFGHVKGAFTDARDNRSGKFEVANKGSLFLDEIGNLSFHLQAKLLAAIQNRVITRIGSNQTIPVDIRLICATNKNLPELVEKGLFREDLLYRINTIQIEVPPLRDRGNDILVLADFFLKKYAYKYDKTSLKLNNQAQDKLLKYHWPGNIRELEHSIEKAVILSENNILKSDDFFLRPVTGIKNETDTLRLEEMEKRMIILALEKNPGNVTAAADQLGITRQTLYNKMKKFHIG